Genomic segment of Pacificitalea manganoxidans:
CATCCGGTGGGGCTGCTGTTCCAGCGTGCCGCGACCTTTGGCGATCAGCGTCTGCTCATGGAGATCAGCACGCCCACGATCAAGGATGCCAGCTGGATCGAGGGGGCGTTCGAGCAGGGCGATCAACGCCGCTATCATGTGGTCTGCCCGCATTGCGGCCATCACCAGACCCTCGACTGGGCCCATGTCAGCTGGGAGAAGGATGCAAATGGCGCGCATTTGCCGCAAACCGCGAGCTATCTCTGCGCGGGGCCCGGCTGCGGCACCGCTTGGAGCGATGGCGAGCGCATCGCCGCGATCCGTGACGCTGAGCGGCTCGGCGCGGGCTGGAAGGCAGCGCGGCCGTTCCGGGGGCATGCCTCCTATCACCTGAGCGAGCTTTACAGTTGCTTTCGGCGGCTGTCGGACATCGTGCAATCCTTCCTCGACAAAAAGGCGGCGAATGATCTGCAGACCTTCATCAACGTCTCGCTGGCCGAAACCTGGGAGGAGGAGGGCGAGCAGGTCGATAGCGCGGAGCTGATCCAGCGCGCTCAGGCCTTTGCCGCGCCGGTGCCGCAAGGTGCGGTGCTGCTGACCGCCGGGATCGACATGCAGGAGGACCGGCTCGAGGTCGAGGTGGTGGGCTGGGGCCTGGGCGAGGAAAGCTGGTCGGTCGATTATCAGGTGCTCTGGGGTGATCCGATGCGCGCCGATGTCTGGGCCGATCTCGATGATCTGCTCGATAGCAGCTATCTGCACCAATCCGGCGCGCAGCTGCCGATTGCCAGTGCGGCGCTCGACACAGGCGGCACGGGCGGCATGACCACTGCCGCCTATGAGTATGTGCGCACGCGGAAGGGCCGGCGGCTTTTCGCGATCAAGGGTGTGGGCGGTTGGGGGCGACCGATCGTCACCGCACCCAGCCGCAAGCGCACCGGGCGCGGCGCGCGCCCCGTCGATCTGTTCAATGTCGGCGTAGATGAAGCCAAGGTCGTGGTGATGCGGCGTCTGGGCATCACCGCACCGGGGCCGGGCCACTGCCACTTTCCACTAAGCCGCGACCCGGAATGGTATGCCCAGCTCACAGCCGAACAACTGCGCACCCGCATGCTGAAGGGCTATGCGGTGCGCGAATGGCATCAGCGCCGACCGCGCAACGAGGCCTTCGATTGCCGGGTCTATGCGCTGGCGGCGCTGAAGATCCTGAACCCTAACCTCAAGAAGCTGGCGGACCGGCTGGGGCTGGCCGCGCCGCAATCAGCGCCGCACACCCCGCCAGTGGCGGACGCTCCCACCGCGTCGGAGGAGCGCGCGCCTGCGCCCAAGTTGCGCCGCCGGTCGAGCCGCAAGCCGCCAGAGGAAACTGCGATGGCAATGGGCGAAGATGCCGCCAAGCCCCGCCGGCGCGCCAAGCGTCGCAAGCGCCGGGGTGGTGGCTGGATGAACGAATGGTGAGCCCGTGACCCGAACCCTCCCGAAGCAGATTACCGCTGGCGAGACGCTGGCATGGCCGATCACGCTGACCGCCTATCCAGCAGGCGACTGGACGTTGACGCTGATCCTGCGTGGTGCCGGAGCCATCGACCTGACCGCCGAGGCCGATGGCGCGTCACATCTGCTGCGTGCCGACGCGGCGCAGACCACCGCCTGGGTGCCGGGTCGCTACTGGTATGTCCTGCGGGTGAGCGATGGCACGGATGTGCTGGGGCTGGAGGAGGGCACGTTGGAAATCCGCGCCGATCTCGCCAGCCTCGAGGCGGGCCATGACGGGCGCGATCATGTCGCACGGGTGCTGGCCGCGATCGAGGCGGTAATCGAGAACCGGGCCACCATCGATCAAGAGCGCTACCGCATTAACAACCGCGAGCTGCAGCGCACGCCGTTGGGCGAGTTGCTGAAACTGCGCGACCGCTACACCCGCGAAGCGCAGCGCAAGGCGATGGCCGCGCGGGGGCAGTCCCTGCTGGGCCGCAAGATCCATACGAGGTTCGTCTGATGTTGGGCTGGCGTCGCGGCTCTGCCGCATCCGTCCCTGCATCGGCTCCCGAACCTGCCAAAGGCCGGCCGCTGGCGACATCCCGACCCCGACGGATGCCAGGGGTCGGACGGGCGCTGGCCCGGCTCTATGACGCGGCCAAGAGCGACCGGCTGACCGGCAATTGGGGCACCCAGCCATTGACCGCCGATGAGGTGGTGCGCCGCAACCTGCGCTCGCTGGTGGCACGCTCGCGCGAGCAGGCTGCCAATAACGACTATGCCCGCAGGTTCCTCAAGATGTGCCGCCAGAACATCGTCGGGCCGCGCGGCGTGCTGTTGCAAGCGCAGGCAAAGGATCCCGGCGGTGCGCTCGACACGCTGGCAAACGATGCGATCGAGGCCGCCTGGTCAGAGTGGTGCCGCCCCGGCAATTGCGACGTCACCGGCCGCCAGTCGCTGCGCGCGATCCAGGCACAGGCGGTGGTGAGCATGGCGCGCGATGGCGAGTATATGATCCGGCTGGTGACCGGCACGGCGGCGGGCGATTGGGGGCTGGCGCTCCAAGTGCTCGATCCGCAGCGCTGTCCGGTCGATTACGACGTGAAGAAGCTGCGCGGCGGCGGCTTTATCCGGCACGGCATCGAGTTCAACGCCTGGGGGCGGCCTGTGGCGTACCACTTCACCACTGCTTCCGCCGAGGATGATGACGACGCCTATCTGCGCCAAGGTCGGGCGTTCGTGCGGATCCCGGCGGATCAGATCGTGCATGGTTTTGAGCCGGAGATGACTGGCCAGAAGCGCGGCCTGCCTTGGATGGCCACGGCGCTTTGGCGGATGCAGATGCTGGGCGGGTTCGAAAAGGCGGCGCTGGTCAATGCGCGGGCCAGCGCGGCCAAGGGCGGCTGGTTCCAGTGGAAGGAAGGCTTCGGCCCAGATCACGACGAGGAGGATGGCGATCTGGAAATGGAGGTCAGCCCCGGCATCTGGCAGGAGCTGCCAGAAGGGGTCGAGGCCGTGGCCAATGATCCGCAATATCCCTCGGGCGAGTTTGCCATGTTCCACAAGGCCATGCTGCGCGGCATGGCTTCGGGGATGAACGTCACATACGTCAATCTCGCCAATGACCTCGAAGGCGTGAACTTCAGTTCTATCCGCCAGGGCACGCTCGATGAGCGTGAGCATTGGAAAGAGATGCAAGAAGGCCTGATCGAGCAGCTGCTGGCGCCGATCTTCGAGGCTTGGCTGCGCCGCGCGCTGCTCAAGGGGCGGATTGTCGTTAATGGTAAGCCGCTGCGCGCCGAACGGCTGGAGAAGTATCGC
This window contains:
- a CDS encoding phage terminase large subunit family protein, which encodes MTVFDRKLRSVGQFGNVFGLLGAAARAQSFLRPPPDLTPSAWAEANIQIPIGNAVPGLIRFDNAPYQREPLDMTANPACTRITLMWGAQVGKTQTALCAQAFRVAFDPVSQIMMQPSQGDLHTWLETKFNPLVEANDTLQELIAKPRGRDGVNNQRMKSYPGGFMMFSWSGSPKTMRGRSAPFIVCDETDGYDRTHEGHPVGLLFQRAATFGDQRLLMEISTPTIKDASWIEGAFEQGDQRRYHVVCPHCGHHQTLDWAHVSWEKDANGAHLPQTASYLCAGPGCGTAWSDGERIAAIRDAERLGAGWKAARPFRGHASYHLSELYSCFRRLSDIVQSFLDKKAANDLQTFINVSLAETWEEEGEQVDSAELIQRAQAFAAPVPQGAVLLTAGIDMQEDRLEVEVVGWGLGEESWSVDYQVLWGDPMRADVWADLDDLLDSSYLHQSGAQLPIASAALDTGGTGGMTTAAYEYVRTRKGRRLFAIKGVGGWGRPIVTAPSRKRTGRGARPVDLFNVGVDEAKVVVMRRLGITAPGPGHCHFPLSRDPEWYAQLTAEQLRTRMLKGYAVREWHQRRPRNEAFDCRVYALAALKILNPNLKKLADRLGLAAPQSAPHTPPVADAPTASEERAPAPKLRRRSSRKPPEETAMAMGEDAAKPRRRAKRRKRRGGGWMNEW
- a CDS encoding phage portal protein produces the protein MPGVGRALARLYDAAKSDRLTGNWGTQPLTADEVVRRNLRSLVARSREQAANNDYARRFLKMCRQNIVGPRGVLLQAQAKDPGGALDTLANDAIEAAWSEWCRPGNCDVTGRQSLRAIQAQAVVSMARDGEYMIRLVTGTAAGDWGLALQVLDPQRCPVDYDVKKLRGGGFIRHGIEFNAWGRPVAYHFTTASAEDDDDAYLRQGRAFVRIPADQIVHGFEPEMTGQKRGLPWMATALWRMQMLGGFEKAALVNARASAAKGGWFQWKEGFGPDHDEEDGDLEMEVSPGIWQELPEGVEAVANDPQYPSGEFAMFHKAMLRGMASGMNVTYVNLANDLEGVNFSSIRQGTLDEREHWKEMQEGLIEQLLAPIFEAWLRRALLKGRIVVNGKPLRAERLEKYRAVVWQPRRWDWIDPNADVKAAVTSKNNLLASPSQIIRDRGQDPETIWREIGRDIAAMRGAGIDDRFIEIALGMKVAPQGEGEGGDEGAAPGSRKPPED